Proteins from a single region of Festucalex cinctus isolate MCC-2025b chromosome 19, RoL_Fcin_1.0, whole genome shotgun sequence:
- the ppp1r18 gene encoding uncharacterized protein ppp1r18, with the protein MSVSSLPEWKQLLLERKRREEEERGRREKEEEEKLAKMPAWKRGIIQRRKAKQEILVDREKDRDVAILPVDAQPASDTLSDTDNSVTVSQGNEQSLSPDPNQWMDVDLKSGSQVSMETIVPVHENPFIRTQSVWKKGKETDVGSQERGNELEVKEREKDKLPPRGHDGESGRGRTIEQKIERFRDLSEGRDKERSRDRSQGRENNREFWEKSPWKESVKDVAREKAFLKEENERDPAHSFPPIVPCLRTIRADNIIIIEQNRRGSDEIRTKWREMEVERPEEDLQGKRGMKMDLREILAGGASVTEIRASDVLIIKPTVSIEERSSGGGGSKNPGREDGEMGTLDAKREHLARELRTEMSRMREKDYSKEKERPFSQATVINDKRKDSLDDNVFYERGGRVSQLLTKFGELRRPPSRSKSSDNFLRPGRRKNSRETDEQTEGRTYDGRNVPLKGVPKRSFSFSDRIVCAKENGLDPDGYFERKPRERLYSDRSGSGLGKEIPAKCKTECAQLLDKEKFGKNKDGQVRNDDPSDGTRKRIDTGMGFQNRTEVNKFDPSERRSTGMAGEDREGFTMASVKSTEGISFARRIPIRQDGKARTAEREARSLTEKDSILGKHKGQLCGNTDALEKTETFTSRCAAESCFRLESDHRDCSSLLSTVADRGAEWDALSHHTEELISKIEKIVDAPDYNNDKGVGFYKNECKQGAQVHNEIAAYDVTPRSPKGIPPLGNPPGPLEIQIPRTVFYVAEEVARKKNTGQSKEGEDSEKGQGVERRDSWRVGKPLSRIESLREKIRQKEQERLKQRRAQGVNGGESKRISDAETQGDTFEESGTEKERGCETVTPLQNRMMATERDEAHTEAQTSGSVFDITQEVDMLKNCPQLPVSVLHSPTVGGEEVCFANAPSEDCVEISDDGRDKLKHVEEQVTLHKIQHQSRDGEQEEKDTEDAEKEVVEGYKSSTDPAQRPSSSPPHPNSLAAMSRIYNLETVGSRSGLCLRERNVDVSSVHLIKVKPLITSDAQKGDGKVFSGEDACGLKTIQLQIEQFQLKEQEVLQSQHVASTSNTPCKDKEAKGPQSKGFRKHQTEDMVKEIPEMKPKKCPRRVFSPTSQLKQPNPIITSHFRSQSPDKSLKPSDCAPTPASSPCPPSPAASPTPSPTLFSIRSASGGHGKRGATITITPKKSTGTGRTTGSMTPSVPAACPDTKIPQPIQQTQTTLAVAEPTKKKYPAVEEIEVIGGYQNLEKSCLVRSKATPKRGKVCFDEDRLEQLCEYPSETSMLVSTPCPHETGRTETPQGEDPQEEEGEADGGAVMSKSTRNLATALGRGLRVDESCPR; encoded by the coding sequence ATGTCTGTCTCCTCTCTTCCGGAATGGAAGCAGCTCCTGTTGGAGAGAAAGAGgagagaggaagaggagcgGGGAAGGCGAgagaaagaagaggaggagaaatTGGCCAAGATGCCTGCCTGGAAGCGAGGGATCATTCAACGGAGGAAGGCGAAGCAGGAAATCCTGGTCGACCGGGAGAAGGACAGAGACGTCGCGATACTGCCGGTGGATGCTCAACCTGCCTCAGATACACTAAGTGATACAGATAACTCTGTAACTGTCAGTCAGGGAAATGAACAATCGCTCAGTCCAGATCCAAACCAGTGGATGGATGTCGACCTTAAATCAGGGAGCCAGGTCTCTATGGAAACCATAGTTCCAGTCCATGAAAACCCATTTATACGCACACAAAGCGTGTGGAAGAAGGGCAAAGAAACGGATGTGGGGTCCCAGGAGAGGGGCAACGAGTTGGAGGTAAAAGAGCGGGAAAAGGACAAACTGCCTCCCAGGGGTCATGATGGGGAGTCTGGAAGAGGAAGAACTATAGAGCAGAAAATAGAGAGATTTCGAGATTTGAGTGAAGGACGAGACAAGGAGAGGAGCAGAGACAGGAGTCAAGGGAGAGAGAATAACAGAGAGTTTTGGGAAAAAAGCCCGTGGAAAGAATCGGTGAAAGATGTCGCCAGGGAGAAAGCCTTCCTGAAGGAGGAAAATGAAAGAGATCCAGCACATTCATTTCCCCCCATCGTTCCTTGTCTTCGAACCATTCGTGCGgacaatatcatcatcatcgaaCAGAACCGCAGAGGAAGTGACGAGATAAGAACAAAATGGAGGGAGATGGAGGTGGAGCGGCCTGAGGAGGACTTACAAGGAAAGAGGGGGATGAAGATGGACCTAAGAGAGATCCTGGCAGGGGGAGCGAGCGTGACCGAGATCCGAGCTTCTGATGTTCTTATCATAAAGCCCACAGTGAGCATTGAAGAGCGATcttcaggaggaggaggaagcaaAAACCCTGGGAGAGAGGATGGTGAGATGGGCACCTTGGATGCAAAGAGGGAACATTTGGCCAGGGAACTCAGAACCGAAATGTCCCGGATGAGGGAAAAAGACTActccaaagaaaaagaaagaccattcagccaggcaacagtgATTAACGATAAGAGGAAGGACAGCTTGGATGACAATGTGTTTTATGAAAGAGGAGGGAGAGTTAGCCAGCTTCTCACTAAATTTGGGGAGCTCCGTAGGCCTCCATCCAGATCGAAAAGTTCCGATAATTTCCTTAGGCCCGGTAGGAGGAAAAATTCAAGGGAAACCGATGAACAAACTGAGGGGAGGACATACGATGGGAGAAATGTGCCGCTCAAAGGTGTGCCAAAACGTTCATTCAGCTTCTCTGATAGGATCGTCTGTGCTAAGGAAAATGGGTTAGATCCAGATGGGTACTTTGAAAGGAAGCCACGTGAGAGGCTATATTCAGACAGGAGTGGGTCAGGACTTGGGAAGGAAATACCAGCAAAGTGCAAAACGGAGTGTGCACAACTTTTAGACAAAGAGAAGTTTGGAAAGAATAAGGATGGGCAAGTAAGGAATGACGATCCGAGTGATGGAACACGGAAAAGAATTGATACAGGGATGGGGTTCCAAAACAGGACTGAAGTCAATAAATTTGACCCTAGTGAAAGGAGGTCTACAGGGATGGCAGGCGAAGATCGGGAAGGCTTCACAATGGCATCTGTCAAAAGCACAGAGGGAATTTCATTCGCTAGAAGAATACCAATCAGGCAGGATGGAAAGGCAAGGACGGCTGAAAGGGAGGCGAGGAGCCTCACAGAGAAAGATTCTATCTTGGGAAAACATAAGGGGCAACTTTGTGGCAATACGGATGCATTGGAGAAAACGGAGACATTCACTAGTCGTTGCGCTGCAGAGAGTTGCTTTCGGCTTGAATCAGACCACAGGGACTGCTCCAGTCTGCTCAGTACTGTGGCAGACAGAGGGGCAGAGTGGGATGCTTTGTCCCATCACACAGAAGAGCTTATcagcaaaattgaaaaaatCGTAGACGCACCTGATTATAACAATGATAAAGGTGTCGGGTTTTACAAGAATGAATGCAAGCAGGGGGCACAAGTTCATAATGAGATCGCTGCTTATGATGTAACCCCCAGATCTCCAAAAGGGATCCCTCCTTTGGGGAACCCCCCAGGTCCCCTAGAGATCCAGATCCCTAGGACCGTGTTTTATGTTGCAGAAGAGGTGGCGAGAAAGAAGAATACGGGTCAAAGCAAGGAAGGTGAAGACTCCGAGAAAGGGCAAGGAGTCGAGAGGAGGGATAGTTGGAGGGTCGGCAAGCCCTTGAGCCGCATCGAGTCCCTGCGAGAGAAAATTAGACAAAAAGAGCAGGAGAGGCTAAAACAGAGGCGGGCACAGGGTGTGAATGGGGGGGAAAGCAAAAGGATTTCTGATGCAGAGACACAAGGGGACACCTTTGAGGAAAGTGGGACTGAAAAAGAGAGAGGTTGCGAAACCGTAACTCCTTTGCAGAATAGGATGATGGCAACCGAGCGCGATGAGGCACACACAGAAGCGCAGACATCCGGGTCTGTGTTTGACATCACGCAGGAAGTCGACATGTTGAAAAACTGCCCTCAGCTTCCTGTTTCTGTCCTACACTCACCCACTGTTGGTGGAGAGGAAGTATGCTTTGCCAATGCTCCCTCCGAAGATTGCGTTGAAATATCTGACGATGGACGTGACAAATTGAAACATGTGGAAGAACAAGTGACACTCCACAAGATCCAACACCAGAGCAGGGACGGAGAACAAGAGGAAAAAGACACAGAGGACGCCGAGAAGGAAGTCGTGGAAGGATACAAATCATCCACTGACCCTGCGCAACGTCCCTCCTCGTCACCACCGCATCCCAACTCCCTGGCAGCAATGAGTCGGATCTACAACTTGGAGACAGTTGGTTCCAGATCAGGCTTGTGTTTAAGAGAGAGGAATGTGGACGTTTCATCGGTACATCTCATTAAGGTGAAGCCGCTAATCACGTCAGATGCACAAAAGGGAGATGGGAAAGTGTTTTCAGGTGAAGACGCCTGTGGGCTTAAGACAATACAACTCCAAATTGAGCAGTTTCAGCTTAAAGAGCAGGAAGTGCTGCAGTCTCAACACGTTGCCTCAACATCAAACACTCCTTGTAAGGACAAAGAGGCAAAAGGACCCCAAAGCAAAGGATTCAGAAAGCATCAGACGGAAGATATGGTCAAAGAAATACCAGAAATGAAGCCCAAAAAGTGTCCAAGACgggttttttccccaacatctcAGCTCAAACAACCAAACCCAATTATTACCTCACACTTCAGGAGCCAATCCCCGGACAAATCTCTGAAACCCTCCGACTGTGCACCAACTCCAGCCTCCTCGCCGTGTCCTCCATCTCCCGCTGCCTCTCCAACACCATCGCCAACGCTCTTCTCCATTCGCAGTGCCTCGGGGGGTCACGGGAAGAGAGGGGCCACCATTACAATCACTCCAAAAAAGTCCACAGGAACGGGAAGAACAACCGGATCCATGACACCGTCCGTACCGGCGGCATGCCCCGATACGAAAATACCCCAGCCGATCCAACAAACCCAGACAACCTTGGCTGTGGCTGAGCCCACGAAGAAGAAATACCCAGCAGTAGAAGAAATTGAAGTGATTGGCGGATATCAGAACCTGGAGAAGTCATGTCTTGTTAGGAGCAAAGCCACTCCAAAAAGG